A part of Pseudomonas sp. MYb118 genomic DNA contains:
- a CDS encoding glutamine synthetase family protein: MDAVCSDLVAEVRAFRQRYPDVRYVDLISLDIPGHFYGKRYPIDMLEKVAAGSALKLPQNCVLLGAQGGLFKIGDYCFNDGDPDAPRRLVPGTLKIVDWEKQPVGQMLITSSDTEKPIVFEPREVLAQVLARLERKGIFPVVAFELEFYLFDRQLRDGLPQFARDGATDDTDDQPNMHIERLTRFAPVLDDMVETARAQGIDTTVVTAELGPGQFEINFGHLDDGLRAADWAALFCRSTRGVAMKHDYRASFMSKPYLQHPGSGMHVHVSLYDQAGNNLLAANDQQPLRHAIAGCLQLIPHCMPIFAPNHNAMRRLSGTTNIATRASWGFEDRDACVRVPESDPKNLRIEHRLSGADANPYLVLAAILVGMEYGLEAQQEPIKPLNEDRSSGVDFPTEMLDAVRAMQNHEPVREGLGAEFLMVYCENKRQDHLAFLQEISAREYRWYL, encoded by the coding sequence ATGGACGCTGTCTGCTCTGATCTGGTTGCTGAAGTGCGCGCGTTTCGCCAGCGCTACCCCGACGTGCGTTACGTCGACCTGATTTCCCTGGACATCCCCGGGCATTTCTACGGCAAGCGCTATCCGATCGACATGCTCGAAAAGGTCGCCGCCGGCAGCGCCCTCAAGCTGCCGCAGAACTGTGTATTGCTCGGCGCCCAGGGCGGGCTGTTCAAGATCGGCGACTACTGCTTCAACGACGGCGACCCGGATGCGCCGCGCCGCCTGGTGCCCGGCACGCTGAAAATCGTCGACTGGGAAAAACAGCCCGTAGGCCAGATGCTGATCACCTCCAGCGACACGGAAAAACCCATCGTCTTCGAACCGCGGGAAGTGCTGGCGCAGGTGCTGGCGCGGCTCGAACGCAAAGGCATCTTCCCGGTGGTGGCCTTCGAGCTGGAGTTCTACCTGTTCGATCGCCAGTTGCGTGACGGCCTGCCGCAGTTCGCCCGTGATGGCGCGACAGACGACACCGACGACCAGCCGAACATGCACATCGAACGGCTGACGCGGTTCGCCCCGGTGCTCGACGACATGGTCGAAACCGCGCGGGCGCAAGGCATCGACACCACAGTGGTGACCGCCGAGCTGGGCCCGGGCCAGTTCGAAATCAATTTCGGTCATCTGGACGACGGCCTGCGCGCCGCTGACTGGGCCGCGCTGTTCTGCCGCAGCACCCGTGGCGTGGCCATGAAACACGACTACCGCGCCAGCTTCATGTCCAAACCTTATTTGCAGCATCCCGGCAGCGGCATGCACGTGCACGTGAGCCTGTATGACCAGGCGGGCAACAACCTGCTGGCCGCCAATGACCAACAGCCGTTGCGCCACGCCATCGCGGGCTGCCTGCAACTGATCCCGCACTGCATGCCGATCTTCGCGCCGAACCACAACGCGATGCGGCGCCTGAGCGGCACCACCAACATCGCCACGCGCGCCAGTTGGGGCTTCGAGGATCGCGATGCGTGCGTGCGCGTGCCCGAGTCGGACCCGAAAAACCTGCGCATCGAACACCGCCTGTCCGGCGCCGATGCCAACCCGTACCTGGTGCTGGCGGCGATTCTGGTCGGTATGGAATATGGCCTTGAGGCACAGCAGGAGCCGATCAAGCCGCTCAACGAAGACCGCAGTAGCGGCGTCGACTTCCCGACGGAAATGCTGGACGCCGTACGGGCCATGCAAAACCATGAGCCGGTGCGGGAGGGGCTGGGTGCGGAATTCCTCATGGTCTACTGCGAAAACAAGCGACAGGATCACTTGGCGTTTCTGCAGGAAATCAGCGCCAGGGAATACCGCTGGTACCTGTAA
- a CDS encoding response regulator, translating into MLRNILLVEDDEFLRAIMAEAVSMLGHVVTDRPSADQALIALEGLSPFSMVITDVRMPGRLDGLELAQTIWSRWPELPVIIMSANTVLPADFLPPNATFLTKPVHLDTLQDAIAALIPQEM; encoded by the coding sequence CGAGGACGACGAGTTTTTGCGCGCCATAATGGCAGAAGCTGTGTCCATGCTAGGTCATGTGGTAACTGATCGCCCCAGTGCCGATCAGGCTTTGATAGCGCTGGAGGGATTGTCTCCCTTCTCCATGGTCATTACTGATGTTCGGATGCCAGGCCGGCTTGATGGCTTGGAACTCGCTCAAACAATTTGGTCTCGATGGCCCGAACTGCCCGTCATCATCATGTCTGCAAACACCGTGTTGCCAGCTGATTTTCTTCCCCCTAATGCAACATTCCTCACTAAACCCGTTCATCTCGACACTCTGCAGGACGCAATTGCGGCGCTGATACCGCAAGAAATGTAG